GACCTCAGTGAAATGTATCAGTGGAATAAAGGTTTGAGAGAGACCCCACCCTGCAGGACAATTATAAATTACAGCACCAATAATGGATTTACCcaacgagtgtgtgtgtgtgcgtacacattAGTAATTATTGGCATCTGTGCCTGAAAGATGAGCTTCAGGCCAGAAAGAGCGTGGCTACAACACAGTGGGCgtatacttctttttttttaccgatATTTAAGAAGGCAATTCCTTCGCTCAAAATTCACAGAAACATTGTGTAAACATACACTGCAATCCCAAGCACAAGCACAAGAAGCTCACTCTATCAGTGGAAGGGACcaaaacacaaatactgtaaatCACAGGGAGAGCAGAACCTGCACACTCGCACAGATTCtcagtatacacacatacacacaaaccccacaTACACgtgtataaatgaatacacaccttcgcacatgcacacacacacacacacacacacacacacacaaacacactcaggctatctatggctgtttttttccccatcgtTTTCTCTCCCGCTATACGTTTTCTCTCACTTCACATCTTTCCATCCAGCTTTCATAGCCCAGCTCAGTCTCATCCTCTTTAACTATCCAACCatccccctttctcccttcctttctccctctctccttctttcacctcctctctcctccccgctCCTTCGCTCTACATCAGCTCTCTCTGCGCCTCCCCGCCGTACAGGTAGCTGTTGTACCCCGGGGGCTGCACATACTCCTCCGCTTTGTCCCAGTCTGTGACccaccctgctcctcctcctcctcctcctcctcctcctcctccacctcctcctctttctcctcctcctcctcccccgcggTTGGTGCCCACGTTGGGCTGGCTCAGAGCCCcgtactgccccccccctccgctgcgGTACATCTCCTCGGTGGCGTCGGCCAGCTCGTCCTCGTCCAGGATCCCGCACTTCTCCTCGCTGGTGTCCTCGATGTCCGCCCACGGCTGCTTTTCACCAGAGGCGAAGATTCCTGGAACACAGAGAGTGGTCACCTCAACCGGAGCATAGAGACCGGTCACCTCGACCAGAACACAGAGACCGGTCACTTTAACCATAATACAGACCGGTCACCTCAACCGGAGCATAGAGACCGGTCACCTCGACCAGAATACAGACCGGTCACCTCGACCAAAATACAGAGACTGGTCACTTTAACCATAATACAGACGGTCACTCGACCAAATCGACGTCCCCGCAATACAGAGATGGTCATTACCAATCAGACGACCCGCCGATACAACCGCACCTCGACCAAAATACAGAGACTGGTCACTTTAACCATAATACAGACCGGTCACCTCGACCAGAATACAGACCGGTCACCTCGACCAAAATACAGAGACTGGTCACTTTAACCATAATACAGACCAGTCACCTCAACCAGAATACAGACCGGTCACCTCAACCAGAATACAGACCGGTCACCTCAACCAGAATACAGATCCATTATCTCAACCAGAATACAGATCGGTCACCTCAACCAGAACAGAGAGACCGGTCACCTCAACCAGAATACAGGCCGGTCACCTCAACCAGAATACAGATCCATTATCTCAACCAGAATACAGATCGGTCACCTCAACCAGAACAGAGAGACCGGTCACCTCAACCAGAATACAGGCCGGTCACCTCAACCAGAATACAGAGAGCGGCCACCTCAACCAGAATACAGACCAGTTATCTCAACCAGAGCACAGAGTCCGGTCACCTCAACCAGAATACAGAGAGCGGTCACTTTAACCAGAACACAGAGCCCGGTCATTAGAGCCCAATAGCTCACCTGGGGATTCACAGGGCAGACTGAACCTGAAGAAGGGGGGggtaaaaaacagaaaatacgtACCGTAGAAGACCACTCCTCCGTAATGAACGAGGGCAGCGATGAGAAAGACATACTGCCACTCCTCTCGTGTCTGAgaccagaaaagaaagacagaggaatAGTTAAAAGATTGGAGAGCTGAACGCAAAACAACGCAGTAGTAACAGCGTTCATAAAAACGAGTCGTACAAGAGCCAGTTCACGTATATGATATTattaggttttgttttttctggacTTGATGTCACACAACACATGGGGCACAGTCAGTGGCCCAGCACATGGATGCACTGAGCTTGGCTATTGAATGTCGGTGTCATCGTGACCAGAGGCGAGGAGCGCACAGCTCCAAGCGCACGGcacaggtggaaaatgggctggattatgctgaaaatattattgGTGGGTGTGTTGCTGGAAGATTCAatcatagccaatcaaatgagcTCTTTTTATTCCCTTTAAGAGCAATGCGCTTCATGTCCCCGAGTACTGCAAATTTCCATCATCTACCACTGCAATGGAAGAAGGCTTTAGCCATCAGAAGAAGCTTGTAGAGTTCTTGTGTAGGAGATGTAGAGTAGGGCTGTCAGTCCTTCCAAAACATTTGAACGAATCtcataaataagaaattaattcaaattttctactgttaaaattgaaatgaagCATTGCCTTAATGTATCACTGTCAATGGCCCGattttaatttctcattaaaCTTTAAATAGCTTGAATAGCTGTGATGGTGTGGCATTGTGTTGAGTAGCTGTGatggtgtggtgctgtgttgattagctgtgttgtgttgctgtgatggtgtggtgctgtgttgAGTATCTGTGatggtgtggtgttgtgtttaGTGGCAGCGatggtgtggtgctgtgttgAGTAGCCGTGatggtgtggtgttgtgtttaGTGGCAGAGATGGTGTGGTACTGTGTTGAGTagctgtgttgtgttgctgtgatggtgtggtgCCGTGTTGAGTAGCTGTGATGGTGTGGCATTGTGTTGAGTTGCTGAGTTCAGTAGTGGTGATGGTGTGATGCTGTGTTGAGTAGCTGTGATGAGTAGTTGTGAAGGTGTGGCACTGTGATGAGTAGCTATGTTGAGAAGCTGTGATGATGTGTtgctgtgatggtgtggtgctgtgctgAGTAGCTGCGatggtgcagtgctgtgttgAGTAGCTGTGTTGAGTAGCTGTGATAGTGCTCTGTATACCTTGTGTTTGGTCATGGCTCCAACTATGAGAGGACACACCATGCCTGACAGAGTGCCCACTCCGTTGGAGATCCCCATGAGGATGCTAGCGTAGCGGGGAGCGATGTCCAGGTGATTCACATTGAACCCTGGGAGATAGAGGAGGAAGTCAGAAACAGCCTGCTGTACACCACCACCAACGTACGGGCCAATCAGAAGAAGgcatgagagagaaacagcatgAATGTATCTACACAGACGGCCTTCGGATGGTTGTACCATTTTTACAAAAACTACTGGTCTATATACAGCATGTCAGTATCCTAACAGTAAGCAAAGCTCATTGCTTTACTGTACCGTGGCAAACAGCAATGTAGAACTAAGTATTATAAAGTTCATTCACCATTCATTAGGTAAAAAACTAAATAAGACTTTAGGCAATAGAAGAGATGAAGTGAACCATATTAAGGGTTAACACTACACTGTTGTAGTGTCTATGTGCTGACCTCGGTAGCGCGGGTTGGTGAGTTTATCCAGcttacttttctttctttatacCAGCATGTTTAAAAAGCTTTTGGCACGCACAGCAGACCATGAAATGCTATTAAACACAATTTAGATTGTGAGCCAGTATAGACAAAGAGTGTGGAAGAAGACAGGCATTTGATCCACGTGTGTCCTAATCTTTAACTTGCCAGTAAACGTGAGCCTTGCCCTTTTTCTTCACACACTCAGTTTATCGAGTCCGTTTAAGGGGTTGCTGAACTCGCCGAAGGAGTActgcattcaattaaaatgaaaaacatattttcattggTTGGCAAAGATAGGCGCTGATTGGCTCACGGCCCTCGCGTTTCCGTACCTGAGATGGCAAAGCCGCTGAAGCCGACAGCCAGGACCAGGAAGGATATGGCCACGCCCTTCGTGTGGGAGAAGCCCACCACGAGCAGCAGGGTGGCCTCCATTCCAAACCCTGTGACCCAAACACAGCAACGGCGAGAAATCACTCAGTACCCAACACACAGCTTTACAGCGTTCAGAGCAGAGTTTGGCTCAGCTGCAATGTAATGAGGTGCaggtaactgccaaaataaaggaaatgcaGACCAGGGTCCATCTCTGTGAACCTACCAATGGACTGTTCTTGATGAATTAGCTCAAGATTGATATTCAATATAGATTGATATTCATAGCTAACTGATTCAGTGGCCTAAGAATTTAACTTTGCATATCGAACCAATTCACTGACATCACTGTCAAGGAGTACGTGCTCTCAACCACGCTTGCTCCTCGTTGATGATATCTGTTCCTTCCCTACCAACAGCACTTTAGGCACTGTTCCACATGAAGCATCAGCAAGTTCAGCAGTCTTAGTCACGGAAGCATCTGGTGAATGTTCCCCAACAACCACCGCCCTTCAAAATGTCACTGAGATCTCTTCTTCCAGCCATTGTAGCCAAAGTAGCCTCCAACTGGGCGCAGTATTTTTAAACGCAGCcgtgagcatgctgggatgctaATTGCTTGATAAACCCAGGAACCGCACCTGTGTGAAAGCACATGCTTTCAAAATACTTTGTATCCCTCATTGCTCAGATTTTTCCTCTATTTTGGCAGTTATCTGTAGAAGGGAACAGGGATGGAGATGTGATCAAGATGCCAGTCAGACATGAAGCAAAACAAGAAGCGGCAAGAAGCATTGCGTTTTGAGGGCTTTATCAAGagacataaatattttgttgttgaaatggtTCTGTCACCCTCCAACAGAGCTTCCCAGTGttactgtacagtaaaatgCAGGTTCAATCAGGCATACGGTTTGTGCTTAGCTTAGCATTGCCCCGGTGGACTATTGATGTCCAGACAGCTGTAAAACAGTAGATGTAGAAGCTACATGTTGCAACTATTTGAGCTGAGCATTTAGATATGATATATGTGATATAGTAGCAtaattaaatacagtatgtacatgaTATGTGCAACACACTAGTAGACCTGACTACCTTATGTACATGATATatgtcagggctgcccaaccctgttcctggagatctaccttactgtaagttttcatttcaaccctaatttggcacacctgactctactaattagcagttaAATAAGATCACTAGCTGTAGAATGAgttgtgctttgttatggttggagtgaaagcctacaggatggtggatctccaggaacagggttgggcagtcctgctctagctgttgaatgaggtgtagctttgttagggttggagtgaaagtctacaggatggtagatcttcaggaacagggttgggcagtcctgctctagctgttgaatgaggtgtagctttgttagggttggagtgaaagcctacaggatggtagatcttcaggaacagggttgggaagcgctaatgtacagtatgtgatatATCAGCGGACGTCCTTATTCAGgcgccctctcctctctcacctccgCAGTTCATGAGCTTCCGGACGTTGGTGGTGGTCATGAGGCCGCGAGTCCGCAGGAAGTCAGCTAGCTGCCCGCCAACGGGCACGACGATGGTCATCACCAGGTGGGGCAGGGCGGACACCAAACCCAcctgggagacagagagagagagagagggagagagggggggggagaggggggggagagagagagggacggggagagagagaggggggacagagagagagagggagggggagagagagagaaagagagaggaaagaagggagggggagggagagaaagagagagagagggatggagggatagagcaagagagacagagagagggaggaggagagggagagaaagagagaggggttgAGAGACCgcatgagagagaaagggagagagagaaatatactGAAATTTGCATGGAGTTCTttgaaaaaacgaaaacaatAATACTTCCAAATTTTTCCATACTTCcgaatgaacaaaaatgaccCATCCTACTGGGTGAAGAACATTAGCCCCGCTAGCTGTGCTTTATGTGACAACCTGTCATCAATACAGAAGCGCAATGAGTGTCATGTCACAGGATGGTTGTTCCAGCCCACCACATCGCTCTTACAGTCAGAAACATGTTGGCGCAAACCTACTCCATCATGGTGCTTATTCGCTTCTCTTAAACCCTGTCAAGAATCTTGTCCGTCTCACCTTGCTGATCTCGAACCCAAAGACCTCCTCGAAGTAGGCTGGCTGGCTGATGAGCAGCAGGTAGAAGGTCCAGCTTCGGCAGAAGTTGGCCACGATGATGGCGTACACCGGCATGGAGGTGAAGAAGTGTCTCCAGGGGGTCTTGAACTTCTGCACGCGGAAGGAGGtgacacgctaacacacagcgCCTAACAAACGGGACTACGGCACGGAGAAGATTCGGGACTGAGCTCAGAGGTAGCCGAGATGGGAACGTCAGGACGGAGCGAAACTTGGGCTGAGACTGGAACAGTTGTTTTCCGCTTTTGCTTCCTGTTTTGGTTTCTCGAAACGATTCGGACGTTTTGGACATTTGGGCCCAATCTGGCTGAAGCAACTGCTTTAACACGTTGAGATGCTACTTCCTGTGTGCTTTCTTTGGTTGTGACTTTTCTGTCAACTGCCTCAAATTCTTTCTGTGTATTCTGCCACCTCCTGAAAATTGACTGAGAGACTGTTTGCAATACTTAAGAgcttattattttatattcttttaacTGAAATGGAGCATGTTTAGGCAGCTCTGTGTTCATGACTCATGTCTGTTTGAATTAGCACTGAGGACTGAGCCGTGAGCGCTCAGCCATCGCAGCCCTGTCTTTGGGCCTGGCAGTCTGTTACTGAGTAAATAAGccaaagggagggagagagagagagagagagggagagagagagggcggaaTGGAGGAGCACCTGCAGGGGGTTCACCAGGCCCGCCGACTCGCCGATGGCTTCCTCGATGTACTTCCTCTCCTCCGGGGTGATGGTGGGATGGGCAGCCGGGCTCTCGTAGGACACCAGGACCCAGAATAGGTACCAGAATATCCCAAAACTgcctgggagagggagggagagggggaggggggcggaagtacaaacaggaagtggggcgGGCGGACGAGTGGGGTGGGGCAACAAAAAGAGACGCAAATACGGTCAAAGGAGGTCCACACAGGGCCAAAGGGGAGCAGTGATGTGGCTCACGGTGGCCAGTGATTGGCACGTACGCTAGCTCTAATGTGCTAATGCACCACATGTTCTAATACTTCAGACTCAGGCGTAAAACCACTCTGCCCGGTCTTTATCAGCAAGGACGGGTTAAACCTGCTGGAATCTGTTTAGCAAGAAGGTCAGTGGAGGGAAAGTGTTGGTCTGGTACTAATTCTGTCTGCTGCATTAGTTGTCATGTCATATAACCAACAGTAGTGGTGCTTTACTTTCTGTCTGTAATGAACTTCGTAATGTTGTAAAAGATGGTGTTTCGTATTTCAGTGCTGATAGACAGTCACTAACCGTAGACATAGAACACAGAAGACCACCCTGTGTACTGGACAAGCACCCCAGCTAATGGCATAGCTACCACAGCCCCCGCATaggaccctgagagagagagagagagagatagagagaaagttCCAGAAACAGCAGACAGCATTAAAACAGCGGTGTACTGAACAGACAGAGGAACGCTGGTGAGAACAGTCGCTCTGGCAGTAGTTGCAGCTCTAGTAAGGGCAGCAGTATCACAGCAGAGGATTACAATACAAGAACACAAGCTTTTATGGGATTTTGTAGAACAACTGGTGGACGGCTCACCACAAAAGGCAGTTGTAGCCAATCGGCTTCTCTCAAGAGGCGGGGCCCATTTGGCCCAAATCCCATGGCATGCTGGGTAAGACACCCCCTGAAGCACAGAGGCACATATTACAGTATctcccatcacacacacacacacaacgcacacacacatattacagtACCttccatcacacacatacacacacacgtgcaggcacacacacacacacacacacacacacacacacacacacacacgcacacacacacccccccccccacacacacacacacacacacacaccacagtaccTCCACAAGCCCCTGGCATATCCTGATCATGATGACGCAGCCGTAGTGGACTCTGGCTGCTGACGGGATCAGCATATTGAGAACGGAGGTGGCCACGATGGCGAAGCCAAACACTCTGTGGGGCGCGGAGAGACGGAGACAAACGAGACGCGGTCTTAGCGGCGTCAGAGAAAGCCGTCGCAAATACCCCTTACCCTCAGACACTTGCGTTTGACCCATTCACACACGGTCTCTGAATGAACGAATCGGTGTATTCATACAGCACTTTTCCAAACGCTCTAAGTGCTTTACAGTTATGAGTGGGAGTTCACCTcgcccaccaccaatgtgtagcacccaccttgggtgatgcacggcagccattttgtaccagaacactcaccacacacatagttaaggtggagagggagagaattaaatgaatttagccaattaaatcaggggatgattaggtggcaagtttgagaGAACCAGGTTGGATATTTAACCAGGGCACTGGGAAACCCCCCTACTCTTAGCAacaagtgtcatggggtcttgTCATGAGCACAGTGAGTcgggacctcggtttaacgtctcatctgaaagacaaaatctccaacagcacagtgtccccctcACTgaactggggcattggggtttattcaACCAGAGaaaagattgccccctgctagcccaccaacaccacttccagcagcaacttagttttcccaggaGCTCTCCCATACAAGTACTAACCAaacccacacttgcttagcttcagccattcaagTGCTGCCAAGCTACTTTTTGTAAACTTCAAGCAGCACGTACAGTATATGAATCAGGTATATATGAAAAAAGGAGCTTTGCTCAAAGCCAATGCGAGCAGGCGGGGGGCAATAAGATTTAGGGAGGGGGTGAGTGCCACCCTAGGCCACCCATTCCCTTCACCAGTGCTGCATAGTGTGACTGTTCCAAGGACCAGGGCACTGTTTCATGAATcgggattactgagttagctggataactgcactgagtaaaacccggaaacCCTTCCAAATCTggcacatggactgaagtaaaaagagctgctccaggttttactcagtggaGTTATCCAGTTAATTTACTAattttgctttgtgaaatactcCCAAGATTTAATTGATTATCTGAATATATATGCAGTCTGAATCAAAGGTCATGGGTGGGCCCACAGCCCTAGATACAGGGAGTGCTGAACACCTCTGAGCCAAAAAGCCAGcaatcccagagtgcattgccCCACAGAGTTTCCCTTCCCAGTAACTTCTCCCACCAGCCTGAAAAAACCGCTGATGAAGCAAGGCTGACCTGTTGGCCGCAAATTTCTGGCAGATGAACCCGCCGGGGATTTGGGTGACGATGTAGCCCCAGAAGAAGGACCCGTGGATCATCCCCACCGTCTCCGGATCCCAGGTGAACTGGGAGGcctgggacagagggaggggcggggctcgtaaaaaaaaaaaaaaaaaaaaacacaagccgtACGaaacaaggaggaggaggaggccggaGGCGGGAAAAGACCAGGGGTTGCAGAGGAgggcggcagtgcagtataatgggtaaggaactggtcttgtaacctaaaggtcacaggttcgattctcagggttgtacccttgagtgaaGTACTTCACCTGCATAGCTTCAGTATATagccagctgtacaaatggatgcaatgtaaatgttgtgtaaaatgctgtaaaataaggtgttctggataagagcgtctggcACTCACCACCAGCACCTCCTTGTCGCCGTGGTAGACGGTGTGGTTGTTGACCATGCTGACGATGGCTACGCCCAGGTTGCAGCGGATGCCGAAGGAGATGCAGAAGCCCAGGCCGCTGAGGACGGCGATGATGTAGCGCCGGGGCAGGCCGAAGCAGGTGCAGTCCACCATGGGGAGCTCCCGCTCCTCCACCAGCTCGGGCCGGCCCTCCGCCGACAGCTCGATGGTCTCGCCATTGGCCTGGCGCTTCTCCAGgagcctgggagagagaggggggagagagggagagagagagagaaagagagggagagagagagagagggatgagggggagggagagagggggagagaggggtggagagaggagagaggggagagagggagggagagggggcaagagagagggggagagagatggagggggagggagagagagaggggggggagagggataggggggggcagagggagagagtgggagagagagagagaggaagagcgagaTCTAATCAAGACTATCACGAAGCAGAATCAATACTTCCACCTCCTACCTGCTCCACAACCGTGACTAGCATGTCTTCTACCGACGTATCGCTTCCTGTAGCACATCTAACCCCATGATGGAAAGACACCACTGAAAAACcactaaaccccccccccccccaaaactcctCACCCCAACCTTAATTAGAATCATTGAGTAACAACCAATATGAAACAAGTAATTAACAGGAAGAATCAGTAATAAAGTTGGAAGAAACCAAGAAATTGTAGCAAATAAAAGGCACAGGGCATGCACCCCTCCCGAAACACCCTCCACctcagagatggagggggagaggtagagagggggagagagagagttgttaCGTTTGAAAGCCTCCTTATTCaacaataaaagtaaaacagaTCTTCAAAGACAGAAAGATATTGAGATAAAATACTCGGCAACAAAGAGGGtaagagagggagtgggggaagagagagggcaggaagGGAGAGAGCAATGGAGAGAGGTAGATAGAGAACGTGTGTGGGGCCAATTAGAGaaataaagagggagagagagggagcagtcgagagagaggaaaaaaaagaagagagggagatttAGCAGGTTCCCAGTGCAAAGAGAAATAGATGGAACCAAAAGAGGAGAGGCGTGCAGAGTTCACACAGCTGGATCGCTGCGTACCCATGATCCTTCAGGGTTTCGTGTTGGTGCGTGTTGTCAGAATCACTTTAATTGGCAGTAAAGCCGTGTGACTAATCGCACCCTCCCGAATTCTGTCATGCATGGACATTGCTTCCTTTGGCCTTCTGTACGGCTTCTGGTAGCAGTTTAAAATAGCTGTGGATCTATCGCATCCATCCTGCTCTCAGATCtgataaaatggctgccgtttGTGCAGTATAACACTGATCTCTCAATCGGGCTGGCCTGGAATCAGACAACCGAGAGttccattgcattacaggcatttagcagacgctcttatacacaaatttttacacagaatttacattgcatccatttgtacagctggacatatactgaagcaatgccggtaaagtacgttgctcaagggtataacagcagtgtcctacttgggaatcgaacctgtgacctttcaggTTACCAGACCAATTATACTAtactttaggttacaagaccagctccttaaccattatactacactttagactacaagaccagctccttacccattatactacattctaggctacaagaccagctccctacccattatactacattctaggctacaagaccagctccctacccattatactacattttaggctacaagaccagctccttacccattatactacattttagactacaagaccagctccttacccattatactacactttagactacaagaccagctccttacccattatactacattttagactacaagaccagctccttacccattatactacattttagactacaagaccagctccttacccattatactacattttagactacaagaccagctccttacccattatactacattttaggctacaagaccagctccttacccattatactacattttaggctacaagaccagctccttacccattatactacactgccgctcGCAGTTTGAAGTCACGATGCGGGACAGGAGCAGCTGTCGCCCGTCGGGccgcccagagagagagacccgaCCACCGCGGACGGGCCGGCGTCCAGAGCAGCACGCGCCTCGCCCACACGCCGTTCCCCTGGCaacccccgctctctctccgaACACGCGCCGGCTGCGCCGCTCGCAGCTGACGCTAACGCGAACCGAAGCCTCCAGCTACGCCCGTATGGTCTCCCGCGTAACCCGACATCTGCCCGAGGGGGAACTTTCCGGAACTTTCTCCAAGAGCTCGCCCAACGCGCCTCGGACAGTTGTGGAGATGGACGCTGCCTCGCGCTCGTTTAGGTGCgtgtaaagtgtgtgtaaatgagcttAGCCTGAGCCAAAGACCCTCTCACTGCTGCCGCCACACCTCTTAAAACAAGAGGGACACGGGACACGGAATTCTCTCATTTTATCAGGGCCTTGGCATCTTCTCTAAAATCTCATTAGcaaaacatgttgttttttgAACTTGCTGAATGCAAGTTAACAATTGAGACCGTGCTactgttttattcattgttgtctattttttttgtatCGTTTTgtataatttctttattttaattaataattttatcCTGTAATgcgctattattattattattattattcggcagacttgggtcaaataatcatttcaaatatttcatggacattcaaatacatttatttccattatttatgtgcaaaatacatgcacaaataaaattatttggaaATACTTTATTGcagattatttaatttatttgaaagcaTTCAAATATGAAACCCTTGAAACAATATGTCTgaaacatttgttattttattttttgaggtcATTT
This genomic window from Anguilla rostrata isolate EN2019 chromosome 17, ASM1855537v3, whole genome shotgun sequence contains:
- the slc17a7a gene encoding solute carrier family 17 member 7a, which codes for MEVRPDRIKAVAGKTLGKIHRLLEKRQANGETIELSAEGRPELVEERELPMVDCTCFGLPRRYIIAVLSGLGFCISFGIRCNLGVAIVSMVNNHTVYHGDKEVLVASQFTWDPETVGMIHGSFFWGYIVTQIPGGFICQKFAANRVFGFAIVATSVLNMLIPSAARVHYGCVIMIRICQGLVEGVSYPACHGIWAKWAPPLERSRLATTAFCGSYAGAVVAMPLAGVLVQYTGWSSVFYVYGSFGIFWYLFWVLVSYESPAAHPTITPEERKYIEEAIGESAGLVNPLQKFKTPWRHFFTSMPVYAIIVANFCRSWTFYLLLISQPAYFEEVFGFEISKVGLVSALPHLVMTIVVPVGGQLADFLRTRGLMTTTNVRKLMNCGGFGMEATLLLVVGFSHTKGVAISFLVLAVGFSGFAISGFNVNHLDIAPRYASILMGISNGVGTLSGMVCPLIVGAMTKHKTREEWQYVFLIAALVHYGGVVFYGIFASGEKQPWADIEDTSEEKCGILDEDELADATEEMYRSGGGGQYGALSQPNVGTNRGGGGGGERGGGGGGGGGGGGGGAGWVTDWDKAEEYVQPPGYNSYLYGGEAQRELM